TATCTGATGAGCGTATCGAACAGTTAAAGAGTATAAAATTGATAGCTTTGGAATGCCTGGTAGAGCGATACTACATTCCTAAATTATCACAGCAAACCATTAAAGATGCGGTGGCCAATGCAGATATTATCCATTTAATGAACCATTGGACCATACTCAACGCACTGGTATATCGTTCAGTCAGAAAACAAAACAAACCATATGTCGTTTGCCCAGCCGGTGCGTTACCGTTGTTCGGTAGATCACAAAAATTTAAATACCTGTATAACAGGTTTATCGGCAATCATATTATATCCGATGCCAATGGTCATATTGCCATAGGCGTCAATGAAATCAGTCATTTTGAGAAATACGGCGTTGAACCGGAAAAAGTGTCACTCATTCCAAATGGTATTGACCCCGAAGATTTCAAAACGAGTGATGTCGATCATTTCCGTCGAAAATTTGGACTAAATGACAGTCCGTTTATTTTATTTATCGGACGGTTAAATCCTATAAAGGGCCCGGACCTGCTTTTACATGCATTCGAAAAAACAAGCAAAGTATTTAACGATTGTCACCTGGTTTTTGCCGGGCCTGACGGTGGAATGCTCAGTGAACTCAAAGAAAAATCTAAAAAAACGAAAATTAAAAATCGGGTTCATTTTACGGGATACTTGGGAGGAGAGGAGAAATCAAGTGCATATGGTGCGGCGAGTTTACTTGCTATTCCTTCCAGACAGGAGGCCATGTCCATTGTGGTGCTGGAAGCCGGTATTATGGGCGCGCCCGTATTGCTGACGGATCAATGCGGCTTTGATGAGGTGGAACAAATAGGAGGAGGGAAGGTTGTAACTGCCACTGTTGAAGGACTACAACATGGCCTTGTCAAAATATTAAAAAATCCTGACAAATTAAAAACCATGGGCTCAAATCTTAAAAAACATGTAATGGATCATTATACCTGGGAAAAAATTATCAACAAATATATAGACCTGTATAATCAAATACTTAGTAAAAAGGTCCTGTCCAATGGGAAATAGACAAACATTGTGGAGAAAGCTAAACCAAAAGATGTAATAATTTTTCCACACTGATCACCCAGGTATTATGATCATACTTTTTTAATACCCCTCTTTTATCAACCAGCTGAATCCCAAGTGTGGTATAAGGGCGCAGCCACTTCATGCGATTTTTAAGGGTGCTGGAAAGTGAAGTTTCTTTTGATTTTACCTCAACAGCAAGAACCGGTATGTTGTCGCGGGTTACCAGGAAATCTATCTCCTTTTTATCGATTGTTCGAATATAATGAAGCCGGTAGTTGCCGTAACCCATGTCTGTCAGAGCGAAACAGGTTCGATGGAGATAAGAGGCAACCAGATTTTCCAATTTCGCTGCATCCGGCAAGACATAGTACCAGTTTTGAAAATACCATTTTTTTTCTTTTCTTAAAGCCCTTGCAACCTTTTTCGTCCACGGTGGAACCGGAAACAGAATGTACAACCTGTTCAACTGTTCAAGCCAGCTTTTTACTGTTGTGTGTGCAACTTCGAGCTCTCTGGCAAGATTGGCCATGGAAAGCGGTGATGCAACCCTTGATGGCATCAAAAAAATGAGATTTTCCACCTTGTCAAGTTCAACAACTCGGCTGGTGTCTTTGAGGTCTTCCCTTACGATTAAACTGATATAATCCTGGTGCCATTTTCGACAAAATCGATCGTTTTGTTTAAGAAAAGGTTCAGGGAAAGGACCATATTTTAAAAGAGATTCGAAGGCTTTTTCGGTTTCGCGGGAAAGTGGGGCGGAAACATGACTTTTAAAGAGCATTAATACTTTATCAATATTTTCTTCTTTTAAGAAGCAGGTTTCACAAATATCCTGAGTCACTTCACCTATGCTTAAAGGCATCATGTGGAAAAGGTTGTACCTTCCGACAAGCGAGTCTCCGGATTGTCGGAAAAGGTCAAGGCGAGCGCTACCTGTGATTAAGAATCTGAACTCTTCTCCAAAAATGTCATAGACTCCCTTAAGAATATCACGCCAGCGATTTCGCTTATGTATTTCATCAAAAACGATCCATGGGTCATTTATTCCCAGAGATCTGGCAGGTGATTCAAAAAATCGGCTATCTGACAGATATGCCTGTCTGGTAGCAATGTCATCCCAATTGTAATAGAGTGAATTACAACGATTATTTTTCAACCAGTGCTTTGCAAGCATGGTTTTACCCACCTGTCTTGGCCCGGCAAGAAAAACCATATGTCTTGAGGTTAAATTTTCATCAAACGCATAGCCTTCAACCATTCTTGGTATATAAATATTTGATTCCATGTCGTCATATTATCGCGATAAAATGAGTGTGTCAAATCATAAAATCGAATTGATCTTTCTTTGTCCTTAATTTTAACTACAGCCAATCGGGAGATACTCCTTAATTTTGAACTTTGTAAAAAGCTATCAAAATATCCGATTGTCGACATATATTCCTACCGGGCGTGTATTGACAATGGATATTATTCGAGGAATTGCAATCATTTTCATGACTGTTTATCATCAAGGGCTTGTATATTCCTTGGATGGTAGGGCCAATCATGTGTCCTATTTTTTGGGTTATCTGGCAGCCCCCTTTTTTCTGGCAGTATCCGGAGGTGCGTTGTGGTATCATGAGCGCCATTATCGATGGCCGATAAAAATGATTGTTCACGGAATCACATTATTCCTGTTTGCCTGGATGGTTGATGTTATCGCACATCAGCGTTTTAACATCGATTGGGATATTTTTCAACTGATCGGAATCGGATATGCGATCATTGGTGCATTCAATATTTTGGGAAATAACACTCGAAAATATTTTGCTTTAGCTATTTTAATCGGTTTGTGGGCAGTATTTCCCAATTTACGTCCGGATAAGGGAGTTTTTGCGATTTGGCCCTACGGTATGTTTTTTCTGGCAGGATATTTTTTTACGATATATGCGAAAAGTCGATTGAATTCGGCATATTTAACAACTTTGCTCGTTTTTTGCATGATTTTATATGTTTCATACTGGATATATGTGGGATTGCTGCCCCATATTATCGCGTTAGAAGGAATATTTTTTGCCATATGTCTCTGTCTGCTTTTATGGTCTTTGGGTTTTGTGCTGGAATATAAAAAAGCGCTCAATCGTTCGTTTTTCTCGTTATTATTAAGATACGGGACGTATCCGTTAACACTTTACTATTGCCAGCAAACAATTGCCCTTTTTTGCATCAAATATCAAATACATTTAAATTTATTCCCTTTAAAAACGATCAACTGGATTTGCCAGGCGTCGTTATTATTAATAGTAATGCTTTTTATCACATATATTCTCGACCACTATAAATTCTTCAGTATTGAATGGTGGCTGAGAAAGATGGAAAATACTGTTTTAAATCGTTTGCCTAATCGTGAACCATCTTCTATCCTTGTAAAATCAGGAACAAACCACTCCTAAAAGAATTTGACAAAACAATTTTCACCACAGAGCCACTGAGATCACAGAGTTTATTCTTGGTTTTGTTTTCCTGTGAAAAGCTTTAATGGACCAAATAAAAATTACCTGCTGTAAGTATATGGGTAGAAATAAGGATAATGAAAAACAGCAATAAATCGATGAATTATTTATTTCCGATTTCATACATGTCAATCACACAGGCAATGACTGCCATGGTAATCGGGCTGGCTGTATTGGGAAAACCGGAAATGGCAGCAGAAATTTCGGTGGTTCATGGCGCCACCCTGGCCACTTTTTATGCATTTTCAGCCAATTTTCGTAATATGATCCTTTACGGTGAAGGTCAAATTTCAGTGCCGATTATTTTGTTTTCCAGAATCGTCATTTTAATTCCCTTGGCAATCATCGCATTTATTTTGTGTGTTTATCTGGCCGGAATTAATAGCGCTATTGCATCTGTTCTTATCATCAGGCGCTGTGTTGAATGGATAAACGAAGTACATCTATGTGAAACCGAAGTAAAAAAAGATGATCGCTTTGCATTGATGTTTTTAATTTTACAAAGCGTATTGCTCATAGCCGCATTGGGGCTGAGCTTAAAAAATGAAACCTACACGTTAGCAGGGCTGGCTCTATGGGCAGTTCTGCCTATTTTACCCAGCCTGCGCTTTGTCATATCAAAGAAAATTCCGCCGATTACAGAGTTCAAGAAATTATTACCCATTTTGTTGCCGCATTTTGGTTCTACGGCAATTATCGGGTTTTCGTTCTATGTGTTTCGCCTCATCATTTTTTTGATTGCCGGCAAAACAGTTGCCGGGGATCTGTTTGCTGCCATTGCGGTGGGGAGCTTTATGGGTTCCATTTTTGCCAATGTGGTTGGACCGAGTATTGCACTGCATGAAGTTCGAACCAATGATAAATATTCACCGTTATATGTCAAAGCCGTACTTTACATGTTGCTGTTTTTGGGATTTGCCTTGGTGATCGCCGGCTTTACCCGCCTTTCTTTACTTGAAGCAACCGGGAAAAATTATTTTTTTTGGATGACGGCCGGATTTTCTCTTGTTGGCGGGGTGATTATGGTAAAAGCCCAGACCATAAAGCTTGTGTTGCTTAAGTATTATGAAGAGATGGATATATTCGGACCCGATATGCTCATCCACATTTTGCTTATTGCATCTGTTCCATGTTTGTACTTTGTCCGTGGAGTTGAGGCATTATCCGTCCTGTACCTGTTGAATGCCGTTTTATCTTATATGTTCTATTTCAGTGCGAAACGTTATTTGAAAAAAAAGGATCAAACCAAACTGTTTGGTGTGTCAGATACAGTCATTCGATTTTGCATCGCTTTTTTCTTGTTTTTCCCGTTATTTTTTCAGTTATCCGGACGGATTTTTCACAGCCATCAACTGGTGCTGGATTCCGGCGGCATAATTTTTCAACTACCATTACCCATTTCAATTATTGGCTGCTATTTCGGATTGCTGTTCATCGGGCGTTATAAAAAGGCGTATCTGTCCCTGACTGTTATTTTTTTACTATTTATTCTTATGGTTTTGACGTCGATTATTACCGCCGATCGCCAAATTGTTGATGAACGCTACAAACTGCTTTTGCTTTTTCAGTATATGCTGCCTGTTTTTGGGTTGGTTTTGGGGCAGTTGTTTGAAAATGGAATGCAGGAAAGAAAAACGATAGAAAAAGCATTTTTAGTAACAGTGATCTGTATTGTCCCTCTACAACTGCTTCTAACCAGGCTGGGCGGAATGAAACTGTTGACTCACAATATGCTTGTTTTTAGTATTTACCAGCATCATCAATATGTTACACTCGCAATGATTTGTGGCTTTCTTATATCCTTATGGGCCCTGTGGGAAATTCATCATTACCGAAAGATCTTAATCTTTATGGCACCTCTGATATGCGTATATTCGGTTGCCGGCTTTTCAATGCTGGCACTGTTTCTGGCTATTGCCGGGCTTTCGCTTTTTGCGGCCTACATGTTTTTAAATTATCGCAATAAGACAATCGTAGTGGTCTGGGCATGTTCTTTAATTATCGCAGTAACATATTTTTCAAGCAGTTGGGGACCACACGGGTTTAAAAAATACAACTTTCTAAAGGAAACCAGAAGCAGGATATTATCTAAAAGCAAACCGATCCATTCGAATAAAATCATGCCGAGCGGTCTGCAAAGGCGTTTCGAGGATTGGAATTTATACGGAAAAGCTATCATAGCTAACGGTAGCAAATTTTTATGGGGTCATGCAAAACCTTTTGATCGAGCTGTCACGACGAGTGCGCATAATTATTACCTTGACTTTTTGTATAATTTCGGAGCCGTTGCTTTACTGCCGATATTGTTTCTGATTGGATATTCAGTTCAGCTTGCTTGGAAACACCGCCAGACGATTATACGGTCAGAAAGGCTTTTAGGCTTATGTGTGGTTGTTTTTTTTATGCTACTGGTCGATAACAATTTTAAAGTTACGTTGAGGCAGCCTTATTCCGGGATTATGGTATTTTTTCTGTGGGGCGTGTTGCTTACCAGATTGCAGTGCTTGAAAAAAGCGACGCCAAGCAGATAAATTGATCAGCGATTCAAAAATTGAACGCTTAAACTCCAGGAATTATAAATGAGTACCTCTTTCTGCCACAACCTGGCAAAAAAATATATTGCCGTTACATCTTCCGGATTTTTAAAGTTTGGCATAGCATTTTTGCTTTTTTTCCCGATATTCTTTAATCTCTCAGGGCATATTTATCGCACCCGAAAGGCGCTTTTGGATTCCGGCGGTGATTTAATGATTTTGCCTCTGCCGATATCTATCATCGGCTGCTATCTTGGGATTCTGCTTTTAGGCCATTTTAAATCAGCCAAACAGTCGCTTTATCTAATAGCCTTAACTTTTGTTTTGATAGTGTTTTCGGCCTTAATAAACAGCCAGGGCCATATATTTCATGAGCGACAAAAATTACTTCTAATGGTTCAGTATATGCTGCCTCTTTTTGCCATTGTTTTAGGACAGACCTTTGAGGCTAGTGGTAGCGGAAAGGATACATATATCAAGGCCATATTTTTAGTTTTAATTTTGATTGTTCCGATCCAGTTACTGTACACGTGGTACATTGGTGGAAAATACTACACCACTCAGTTCCATTCTTTAGTATTTACCAGAGTCATCAGTACGTTGTTTTGATGATGGTAAATGGATATTTGTTAACATTTGTATGCTTGTGGGAGAATAGACATTATCGACGTTTATTTTATTTCTTATCTCCGCTTATCGGTATTTATACCGTTGCTTCTTTTTCATTACTATCTATTTTTTTATTATTTGCAGGGCTTTTCATCATTACAATTCGGAAGTTTTTAAAAACAGGCGAAAAGTCATTATGGCTGTTGTACTTGGTTGTGGGTTTTGTCTCTATTTTTTATGTTTCCTATTGTACGGAGACATGGGCGTACCGTACAAAATTCAATTTGAATAAAAAATTGTCCCTTGCAAGGGGCGTCCATGCGAGTGTACCTAAAAATTTCATCGATCGATACGGTGATTGGAAATTGTATAGCAGTAAGATTATCGAAAATTCGCATACGCTTCTATTCGGTCACGAAAGACCGCCCGAGAGGTCTGTCACCACCAGTGCGCATAATTATTATCTTGACTTTGTATATAACTTCGGTTTTTTGGCTCTGTTACCTTTATTGTTTCTCATTGGTTATTCGTTGTACCTGGCATTCAAATTCAGAGATCATATCATTCACTCAGAGCGACTTTTGGGATTATGCATGATTGTTTTTTTCCTGGTACTGGTGGATAATAATTTTAAAGTGACGTTGCGCCAGCCTTACCCTGGAATTTTGACTTTTTTTCTGTGGGGGGTGTTGCTAAGCCGGCTGCTCAGCCTGGAAAAAGATAAGGGTTATCAGAATTGAAAAATACAGTACCGATCATTTCAATATCGATTGTGAGCCACAACCAGGGATTGCTCATAGCAGAATTGCTGTCTGACCTGGAAAAACACTGCGCAAAACAAATCGAAGTTATTTTAACCATAAACACCAAGGAAAACTTACCATTTACCGAAAGTGATTTCAGCTTTCCAGTGTGTTTTATTCAAAACAAAGAAAAAAAGGGATTTGGCACAAATCATAACCAGGCGTTTGAACATGCAAAAGGGAATTTTTTTTGTGTGCTGAATCCGGATATTCGTTTAAATACCAATCCGTTTCCTGCGCTTATCGGTTGTTTTGAAGATAAGACGGTTGGATTGACTGCCCCTCTGATTAAGGACGAAAATGGAAAAATTGCCGAAAACGCGCGCAAATTTCCCACCCTTTTTATCCTTTTTAAGAAGCTGTTACATCTAAAGAAAAAGTATGACTATTCCATCGGATCAGAAATTTTTTCACCGGATTGGGTTGGAGGAATGTTCATGCTGTTTCCCTGCAAAGCTTTCCAGCAAATCGGCGGGTTTGATGAAAAGTATTTTCTTTATTATGAAGATGTTGATTTGTGTGCCCGCCTTACGTTTTATGGTTATAAAATAATCCATTACCCATTTGTCTCAGCGATTCATAAAGCGCGTTACGACAGTCATCACAATATTCGATATCTAATATGGCATATTTTTAGCATTATACGATTTTTTACATCCAACGCATATTTAAAAACTGTTTTAAATAAATTCTGCATATGGAGAAATAAATCAGTTGGATAGACAAGAACTTTGCGAAACAGAAATTTTGCTTGAAATCTTCACTTTTTACTTTGTATCCTGTTTAAACATGAAAAAAATTTAACAGGGTAGAAAAAAATTGCCATTCTTAAAAGTTTCAGCTCGAAAGGTCGGTATGAAGTGAAAGTGTTGATTGTGACCCAATATTTCTGGCCGGAAAATTTTCGCATTAATGATCTGGTGTTGGGTTTGAAGGATAGGGGCCATGACGTTAAGGTTTTGACAGGCATACCCAATTATCCGGGCGGTCGGTTTTTTACCGGTTATCAGTTCTTTGGGCCATTATTTGAAACGTATAAAGATATTCCGCTCTTTAGAATCCCTATTATTCCCCGGGGAAATGGAAGCCGAATCCGACTGGTGATGAATTATTTTTCGTTTGTTTTTTTTGCCTGCCTCTTAGGTCCTCTTCGCAGACTGGGTGCCATTGACCTGATTTTTATTTATGAACCCTCTCCAATTACCGTATGCCTGCCCGCGCTTTTATTGAAAAAGCTAAAATCTGCCCCGGTCATGTTCTGGATGCAGGATCTTTGGCCGCAAAGCCTTTCGGCCACCGGTGCCATCCGTTCAAAAAAAATTCTGAAAATGGTGGACATCCTGGTCAGATTTATTTATCGGGGATGTGATCGGATTCTTATACAATCACGTACATTTAGCGAACCGGTAACACACCAGGGCGGGAATCCAAAACGTATTTTATATTTCCCCAACAGCGCAGAGGCACTTTATAAACCGTTAAAACCGGAATCAAATGCCCCTGAACGTGGCTTGATGCCTGAAGGGTTCTGTGTCACTTTTGCGGG
This region of Thermodesulfobacteriota bacterium genomic DNA includes:
- a CDS encoding glycosyltransferase family 2 protein, which translates into the protein MKNTVPIISISIVSHNQGLLIAELLSDLEKHCAKQIEVILTINTKENLPFTESDFSFPVCFIQNKEKKGFGTNHNQAFEHAKGNFFCVLNPDIRLNTNPFPALIGCFEDKTVGLTAPLIKDENGKIAENARKFPTLFILFKKLLHLKKKYDYSIGSEIFSPDWVGGMFMLFPCKAFQQIGGFDEKYFLYYEDVDLCARLTFYGYKIIHYPFVSAIHKARYDSHHNIRYLIWHIFSIIRFFTSNAYLKTVLNKFCIWRNKSVG
- a CDS encoding glycosyltransferase family 4 protein encodes the protein MKVLIVTQYFWPENFRINDLVLGLKDRGHDVKVLTGIPNYPGGRFFTGYQFFGPLFETYKDIPLFRIPIIPRGNGSRIRLVMNYFSFVFFACLLGPLRRLGAIDLIFIYEPSPITVCLPALLLKKLKSAPVMFWMQDLWPQSLSATGAIRSKKILKMVDILVRFIYRGCDRILIQSRTFSEPVTHQGGNPKRILYFPNSAEALYKPLKPESNAPERGLMPEGFCVTFAGNIGAAQDFATILNAAELLKDRTEINWVIIGDGRMFAWVQRQVIERGLSKTVHLLGRYPAETMPRFFALSDALLVTLKKKPIFSLTIPSKVQSYLACGKPIIAALDGEGARVVDEAGAGMSCSAENPKALAETILKLYNLSERQREEMGKKGRSYFKEHFEREMLIDRLDGWMKELVTPSH
- a CDS encoding glycosyltransferase family 4 protein; amino-acid sequence: MRVLNVNMSLDPVSGGGTAERTFQISRFLAKAGLQCDVLTMSLNLSDERIEQLKSIKLIALECLVERYYIPKLSQQTIKDAVANADIIHLMNHWTILNALVYRSVRKQNKPYVVCPAGALPLFGRSQKFKYLYNRFIGNHIISDANGHIAIGVNEISHFEKYGVEPEKVSLIPNGIDPEDFKTSDVDHFRRKFGLNDSPFILFIGRLNPIKGPDLLLHAFEKTSKVFNDCHLVFAGPDGGMLSELKEKSKKTKIKNRVHFTGYLGGEEKSSAYGAASLLAIPSRQEAMSIVVLEAGIMGAPVLLTDQCGFDEVEQIGGGKVVTATVEGLQHGLVKILKNPDKLKTMGSNLKKHVMDHYTWEKIINKYIDLYNQILSKKVLSNGK
- a CDS encoding ATP-binding protein; this translates as MESNIYIPRMVEGYAFDENLTSRHMVFLAGPRQVGKTMLAKHWLKNNRCNSLYYNWDDIATRQAYLSDSRFFESPARSLGINDPWIVFDEIHKRNRWRDILKGVYDIFGEEFRFLITGSARLDLFRQSGDSLVGRYNLFHMMPLSIGEVTQDICETCFLKEENIDKVLMLFKSHVSAPLSRETEKAFESLLKYGPFPEPFLKQNDRFCRKWHQDYISLIVREDLKDTSRVVELDKVENLIFLMPSRVASPLSMANLARELEVAHTTVKSWLEQLNRLYILFPVPPWTKKVARALRKEKKWYFQNWYYVLPDAAKLENLVASYLHRTCFALTDMGYGNYRLHYIRTIDKKEIDFLVTRDNIPVLAVEVKSKETSLSSTLKNRMKWLRPYTTLGIQLVDKRGVLKKYDHNTWVISVEKLLHLLV